In Eucalyptus grandis isolate ANBG69807.140 chromosome 4, ASM1654582v1, whole genome shotgun sequence, the following proteins share a genomic window:
- the LOC104441845 gene encoding ACT domain-containing protein ACR8, with protein MEWPVLDEYEKLVFRMNTPRVVIDNSVCSRATVVKVDSARNHGILLEAVQVITDLNLSIKKAYISCDGRWFMDVFHVTDQNGNKLTDQSEISYIEQSLGTIYYRRANDNRRLTALELTGTDRVGLLSEVFAVLADLQCNVVEAKVWTHNGRIASLIYVKDCNSGSPIEDSQHINRIEARLKHVLKGDNDIRSAKTTVSMAVTHTERRLHQMMFADRDYERKPILQLTADSPIVTVQNWAERGYSVVNVQCKDRTKLLFDVVCTLTDMEYVVFHATVNTAEDKANMEFLIRHMDGTPISSEPERQRVVQCLQASVERRASKGVRLELCTADRVGLLAEVTRTFRENGLNVTRAEISTTMDTVLNIFYVTDALGNPADPKIIEAVRHRIGFADLQVKELPLLYDEKAEREEEAVGVAGAVLWSLGSMVRRNLYHLGLIRSYS; from the exons ATGGAGTGGCCTGTCTTGGACGAGTACGAGAAGCTCGTCTTCCGAATGAATACTCCGAG GGTCGTGATCGATAATAGCGTTTGCTCCAGGGCCACTGTTGTTAAG GTCGATAGTGCCAGAAATCATGGGATTCTATTGGAGGCTGTTCAGGTCATCACGGATCTGAACCTTTCGATCAAGAAGGCTTACATCTCCTGTGATGGAAGATGGTTCATGGATG TCTTCCACGTGACTGATCAGAACGGAAACAAATTAACTGACCAAAGCGAAATTAGCTACATCGAGCAG TCGCTCGGCACCATTTATTATAGAAGGGCCAATGATAACAGAAGACTGACAGCACTCGAGCTGACCGGAACGGACCGCGTTGGTCTGCTCTCAGAGGTCTTTGCTGTTCTCGCCGACTTGCAGTGTAATGTCGTGGAAGCAAAGGTGTGGACTCACAATGGAAGGATAGCTTCGCTGATTTACGTGAAGGACTGTAATTCCGGTTCCCCCATCGAGGACTCTCAGCACATAAATAGGATCGAGGCAAGATTAAAACATGTCCTGAAAGGAGATAATGACATTAGGAGCGCCAAGACTACAGTGTCGATGGCAGTGACACACACCGAGAGGAGGTTACATCAAATGATGTTTGCAGACCGCGATTATGAGAGGAAGCCGATCTTGCAGCTCACTGCTGATTCTCCCATCGTAACTGTACAGAATTGGGCAGAAAGGGGTTACTCGGTAGTGAACGTTCAGTGTAAAGATAGGACGAAGCTTTTGTTTGATGTTGTTTGCACCCTTACGGACATGGAGTATGTTGTCTTCCATGCGACCGTGAATACTGCAGAAGACAAGGCAAATATG GAATTCTTGATTAGGCACATGGATGGAACCCCAATTAGTTCTGAACCTGAAAGGCAGCGGGTAGTTCAATGTCTACAAGCATCAGTCGAGAGAAGAGCGTCAAAG GGTGTGAGATTAGAGCTATGTACAGCAGATAGGGTGGGTCTCTTGGCCGAAGTGACGCGAACATTCCGTGAAAACGGCCTCAATGTCACCAGGGCGGAAATCTCTACAACAATGGACACTGTACTCAACATCTTCTACGTGACTGATGCGCTGGGAAACCCTGCGGATCCAAAGATCATTGAAGCCGTGAGGCACAGGATTGGGTTCGCTGATTTGCAAGTCAAGGAACTGCCATTACTGTATGATGAGAAGGCGGAGCGGGAAGAGGAGGCGGTTGGGGTAGCCGGGGCGGTTCTGTGGTCACTTGGAAGCATGGTCAGAAGGAATCTGTACCATTTGGGCTTGATCAGGTCATATTCTTGA